One stretch of Alcaligenes aquatilis DNA includes these proteins:
- a CDS encoding cytochrome C assembly family protein has protein sequence MSASIVFHLLAALAYIVLSISLWRPLTRGSTRTVLNGPSRVALLCAIIVHGAGLLLTIVLPQGLHLSWALALSAAIWLGMVVFWFQSLYLRLDGLLLILLPAATIVSLLAMAFPNGHIVHHAGNEWLRIHLLIALVAYGLSTVAALHAVLMTALDRQLHRPILHQEQRGLFSRVLDTMPPLLVQEELLFRLIRVSFVILTFTILSGAAVSMAIDGKFLPADHKTVFTLLSWVTFGGLLWGRKQYGWRGRVALRWTLAGFAFLLLAYTGSHFVLDVILQRGKIG, from the coding sequence ATGTCTGCAAGTATTGTATTTCACTTGCTCGCCGCACTGGCGTACATCGTGCTGTCGATCTCGCTATGGCGTCCGTTGACTCGCGGCAGCACCCGAACCGTACTGAACGGCCCTAGCCGGGTGGCTTTGCTCTGCGCCATTATTGTGCACGGAGCGGGCCTATTGCTGACGATTGTACTGCCCCAAGGGCTGCATCTGAGCTGGGCACTGGCCCTGTCGGCGGCAATCTGGCTGGGCATGGTGGTGTTCTGGTTCCAAAGCCTGTATCTGCGTCTGGACGGCCTGTTGCTCATTCTACTGCCTGCGGCCACAATCGTCAGCCTGCTGGCCATGGCCTTTCCCAATGGCCATATCGTCCACCATGCAGGCAATGAATGGCTACGCATCCACTTGCTGATTGCACTGGTCGCCTACGGGCTGAGCACCGTGGCCGCCCTGCACGCCGTCTTGATGACAGCGCTGGACCGCCAGTTGCACCGCCCTATTTTGCATCAGGAACAACGTGGTTTATTCAGCCGGGTGCTGGACACCATGCCGCCCCTGCTGGTGCAGGAAGAACTGCTGTTTCGCCTGATCCGCGTCTCTTTTGTCATTTTGACTTTCACGATCCTGAGCGGTGCCGCCGTCTCCATGGCAATAGACGGTAAATTTTTACCCGCTGACCATAAAACTGTCTTTACCTTGCTATCCTGGGTTACATTTGGTGGCTTACTATGGGGCCGAAAACAGTATGGATGGCGGGGTCGCGTTGCTTTGCGCTGGACCTTGGCCGGTTTTGCCTTCCTGCTGCTGGCCTATACAGGCAGCCACTTTGTACTGGACGTCATCTTGCAACGAGGGAAAATTGGGTAA
- a CDS encoding Fe2+-dependent dioxygenase gives MLITIPDVLNAEQLHECRQALEQAQWEDGRTTAGYLAQHSKRNLQLPLDTAVARQMGEFLMHVLGQHSGFIAAALPLRMLPPRFNRYEGGGEYGNHIDNAIFTVPGTGQRLRTDVSTTLFFSDPDEYEGGELIIEDVYGTQSIKLPAGHMVVYPGTSLHRVQPVTKGTRYASFFWTQSMVRHAHQRKLLWELDQSIQQLAKQNADAQELSRLTGIYHNLLREWSDV, from the coding sequence ATGCTGATTACGATCCCCGATGTGCTCAATGCTGAACAGTTGCATGAGTGTCGCCAGGCCCTGGAGCAGGCACAGTGGGAAGATGGGCGCACGACGGCGGGTTATCTGGCCCAGCACAGCAAACGCAATCTGCAATTGCCTCTTGATACAGCCGTCGCCAGGCAGATGGGGGAGTTTTTAATGCATGTATTGGGTCAGCACAGCGGCTTTATTGCCGCTGCCTTGCCCCTGCGTATGTTGCCACCACGTTTTAACCGTTACGAGGGCGGCGGGGAGTACGGCAACCACATCGATAACGCGATTTTTACGGTTCCTGGCACGGGACAGCGTCTGCGTACTGATGTCTCCACAACCTTGTTTTTTAGCGACCCCGACGAATACGAGGGCGGGGAACTGATCATCGAAGATGTATACGGAACACAGTCCATCAAACTGCCTGCAGGGCATATGGTGGTGTATCCGGGGACCAGTTTGCATCGTGTACAGCCGGTGACTAAAGGAACACGCTATGCCTCGTTTTTCTGGACGCAAAGCATGGTGCGTCATGCGCATCAACGCAAACTGCTGTGGGAGCTGGATCAGAGCATTCAGCAACTGGCCAAGCAGAACGCAGATGCCCAGGAGCTGTCGCGCCTGACGGGGATTTATCATAATTTGCTGCGCGAATGGAGCGATGTCTGA
- a CDS encoding DUF72 domain-containing protein, whose product MQEDLFGDAIAQPPASKPAAPSRRKITKVSLAASALELSDLAAQLPETLRFGVSTWSYPGWEGLIWDGEYESNILSKHGLQAYHQHPLMRTVCVDRTFWRPLTVTQYSAYAAQVDDDFRFVVKCPSMITDAQVRDEQGKVRKSNPDFLDIRLAVEQFVQPALEGLREKLGVLVFQLSPLSWGWLNRPAEMFDKLGQMLAAAREALPQGSQVVLAVEVRDPELLTQSLIDTLKVNGATFCLGLHGKMPPIEEQLPVLRALWPGPLVCRWNLNREFGAYGYADAQKKHTPFDAIVSEDLHTRTVLARTIRGITGAGQAAYVTISNDAEGCAPLSIQRLTQLVVAQEK is encoded by the coding sequence ATGCAAGAAGATCTTTTCGGCGATGCCATTGCTCAGCCACCCGCTTCAAAGCCCGCCGCTCCCTCCCGACGCAAAATCACCAAAGTCAGCCTTGCTGCTTCCGCGCTGGAGCTAAGCGATCTGGCGGCCCAGCTTCCTGAAACCCTGCGTTTCGGTGTCTCCACCTGGTCTTACCCCGGTTGGGAGGGCTTGATCTGGGATGGCGAGTACGAGTCGAATATCCTCTCTAAGCACGGCCTGCAGGCCTATCACCAGCATCCTTTGATGCGTACAGTCTGTGTCGATCGCACCTTCTGGCGTCCTTTGACGGTCACGCAGTATTCCGCCTACGCCGCGCAGGTGGATGACGATTTCCGCTTCGTTGTGAAATGCCCGTCCATGATTACGGATGCTCAAGTTCGTGATGAGCAGGGCAAGGTGCGCAAGTCCAATCCTGACTTTCTGGATATCCGTTTGGCTGTAGAGCAGTTTGTGCAGCCTGCGCTCGAGGGTTTGCGTGAAAAGCTGGGCGTGCTGGTCTTCCAGTTAAGCCCACTGTCCTGGGGCTGGTTGAATCGCCCGGCAGAGATGTTCGACAAGTTGGGGCAGATGCTGGCGGCGGCGCGTGAGGCTTTGCCTCAGGGGTCACAAGTGGTGCTTGCTGTAGAAGTCCGAGATCCGGAGCTGCTGACCCAAAGTCTTATCGATACGCTCAAGGTCAATGGTGCGACGTTTTGTCTGGGTTTGCACGGCAAGATGCCGCCGATTGAGGAGCAGTTGCCTGTATTGCGTGCCTTGTGGCCGGGGCCCTTGGTGTGTCGCTGGAACTTGAACCGGGAGTTTGGTGCTTACGGCTATGCCGATGCTCAAAAAAAGCATACCCCCTTCGATGCCATCGTCAGCGAGGACCTGCATACCCGCACGGTGCTGGCGCGCACGATTCGTGGAATTACGGGGGCGGGGCAGGCGGCTTATGTGACGATCAGCAATGATGCGGAAGGCTGTGCGCCGCTTTCCATTCAGCGGCTGACGCAACTTGTTGTGGCACAAGAAAAGTAA
- the trmB gene encoding tRNA (guanosine(46)-N7)-methyltransferase TrmB — MTTSNEKPSLLSPNVANSNSGETHIRSFVHRRAHITPSQEQALARLLPLWSISYRDSILKPETVFGNDHPLILEIGFGMGETTQKIAQARPNDNFLGVEVFNAGVGALLKRIDDNQISNIRIIQHDAVEVVRDMIAPASLAGIHIYFPDPWPKKRHHKRRLVQSPFIQLLTSRLKPGGYIHCATDWENYAEQMLEVLSAEPMLSNTNEGYAPRPDFRPLTKFENRGLRLGHGVWDLIFTRNDTPTPELNWPKKEQ, encoded by the coding sequence ATGACCACCAGCAACGAAAAACCATCCCTGCTCTCGCCCAATGTCGCGAACAGCAACTCCGGCGAGACCCATATCCGTAGCTTTGTTCATCGGCGCGCGCACATTACGCCCAGCCAGGAACAAGCCTTGGCGCGCCTCTTGCCTCTGTGGTCGATCAGCTACCGCGACAGCATTCTGAAACCGGAAACCGTGTTTGGCAACGACCATCCCCTGATTTTGGAAATCGGTTTTGGCATGGGTGAAACCACCCAGAAAATTGCTCAGGCCCGCCCCAACGACAACTTCCTAGGTGTGGAAGTGTTTAACGCCGGTGTCGGCGCCTTGCTCAAGCGTATTGATGACAACCAGATCAGCAATATCCGCATCATTCAACACGATGCCGTTGAAGTCGTGCGTGACATGATCGCCCCTGCCTCCCTGGCTGGCATTCATATTTACTTCCCGGACCCTTGGCCCAAGAAGCGCCATCACAAGCGTCGTCTGGTGCAATCGCCCTTTATCCAGTTGCTGACCAGCCGTCTAAAACCCGGCGGCTACATTCATTGCGCAACGGACTGGGAAAATTACGCCGAACAAATGCTGGAAGTGCTGTCGGCCGAGCCTATGCTTAGCAACACGAACGAAGGCTATGCACCCCGCCCTGACTTCCGCCCACTGACCAAGTTTGAAAACCGTGGGCTGCGTCTGGGTCATGGCGTGTGGGATCTGATCTTCACCCGCAATGACACCCCGACCCCTGAACTGAACTGGCCCAAGAAAGAACAATGA
- a CDS encoding alpha-hydroxy acid oxidase: MSQERLPPLSNIPAQIACLRDYEPYARVRMRAQDWAYFSAGAADEFTVQDNLASFGRWGLWPAALGEFDQPSTRLTLQGQSMDYPILLAPVAYQCLAHPEGELASVLGAGAMGATSVISMQASHSFEEIAAQAHAPLWAQWYWQTDRAFTSDLLGRLKAAGYAALMLTVDAAVNGSRNQEQRAGFALPEGVDAVNLRGAPRQQAVLGAAGTSPLFGSGLLNSAPTWDDLAWLVQHSPLPVWVKGIMRPRDAQRALDVGVAGMVVSNHGGRTLDGAPASVDVLSQVCQVVGERVPVLMDGGIRRGTDVLKALALGATAVMIGRPYIYGLATAGAAGVAHVLHILRAELEVAMALTGCNTLADIGPDVLYRP; encoded by the coding sequence ATGTCCCAAGAACGGCTGCCCCCGCTCAGTAATATTCCGGCCCAGATTGCCTGCCTGAGGGATTACGAACCCTATGCCCGTGTGCGTATGCGCGCACAGGACTGGGCGTATTTCAGTGCAGGGGCGGCCGATGAGTTTACTGTGCAAGACAACCTGGCCAGCTTCGGGCGCTGGGGTTTATGGCCTGCTGCTCTAGGTGAGTTTGATCAGCCTTCCACCCGTTTGACACTGCAAGGGCAGTCTATGGACTACCCGATTCTTCTGGCGCCCGTGGCTTATCAGTGCTTGGCTCATCCTGAAGGTGAATTGGCCAGTGTGCTGGGCGCGGGTGCGATGGGCGCGACCAGCGTAATCAGCATGCAGGCCAGTCATTCCTTTGAAGAGATTGCCGCACAGGCGCATGCCCCGTTGTGGGCACAGTGGTATTGGCAAACGGATCGCGCATTTACGTCGGATTTATTGGGACGGCTCAAGGCAGCGGGTTATGCCGCTTTGATGTTGACGGTGGATGCTGCTGTCAATGGCTCGCGTAATCAGGAGCAGCGTGCGGGGTTTGCTTTGCCCGAGGGTGTGGACGCCGTGAATCTGCGGGGCGCTCCCAGGCAGCAGGCGGTTTTAGGTGCAGCAGGCACCAGCCCTTTATTTGGCAGTGGCCTATTAAATAGTGCCCCCACCTGGGATGACCTTGCCTGGCTGGTGCAGCACAGTCCTTTGCCTGTTTGGGTCAAGGGAATCATGCGCCCCCGTGACGCTCAGCGAGCGCTTGATGTAGGGGTCGCCGGAATGGTTGTGTCCAATCATGGTGGGCGCACTTTGGATGGTGCTCCCGCCTCTGTGGACGTTTTGTCGCAGGTTTGTCAGGTCGTGGGGGAGAGGGTGCCGGTATTGATGGATGGCGGTATTCGACGCGGTACCGATGTACTCAAGGCTCTGGCTTTGGGGGCGACGGCGGTGATGATTGGCCGTCCCTATATTTATGGTTTGGCGACTGCCGGAGCCGCTGGCGTGGCCCATGTATTGCATATTCTGCGGGCGGAGCTGGAAGTGGCCATGGCACTGACCGGCTGTAATACTTTGGCCGATATCGGCCCCGACGTACTTTATCGGCCCTGA
- the thiS gene encoding sulfur carrier protein ThiS, translated as MNITLNGQSKALANSDTVGTLIIELGYENKRIAVELNGDIVPKSQHASTPIQEGDTIEIVVAVGGG; from the coding sequence ATGAACATTACCCTGAACGGCCAGAGCAAGGCTCTGGCAAACTCCGACACGGTTGGCACACTGATTATCGAGCTGGGCTATGAGAACAAGCGCATTGCCGTAGAGCTGAACGGCGACATCGTGCCCAAAAGCCAGCACGCCAGTACCCCTATTCAAGAAGGCGACACCATCGAGATCGTGGTTGCCGTCGGTGGAGGCTGA
- the pip gene encoding prolyl aminopeptidase produces MSATLFPPIEPYAQGTLHTEDGHHIYWECCGNPAGKPAIFLHGGPGSGCSTDHRRLFDPQKYNVLLFDQRGCGRSYPHASLENNTTWHLVQDMERLRQEKLKADKMLVFGGSWGSTLALAYAQTHPEHVSELIVRGIFMARPEELRWFYQEGASRLFPDIWEQYLAPIPKEEHGDLITAYHKRLTGDDPAVQLRAAHAWSQWESNTITLLPSQHHLDAKSSDKAALAFARIENHYFMNQGFLEPDQLLKNAHRLHGIPGVIVQGRYDVCTPAHTAWQLHRAWPQAEFHMVADAGHAYDEPGILARLLAATQKFAI; encoded by the coding sequence ATGAGCGCTACCCTGTTCCCGCCTATAGAGCCTTACGCCCAAGGCACCTTGCACACCGAGGATGGGCATCATATCTACTGGGAATGCTGCGGCAACCCGGCAGGTAAACCGGCTATTTTCTTGCATGGTGGGCCGGGATCAGGATGTTCTACCGATCACCGCCGCTTGTTCGACCCGCAAAAATATAATGTGCTGCTGTTTGATCAGCGCGGTTGCGGGCGTTCCTACCCTCATGCCAGCCTGGAGAACAACACCACCTGGCATCTGGTTCAGGACATGGAGCGGCTGCGCCAGGAAAAGCTCAAAGCCGACAAGATGCTGGTCTTTGGCGGCTCCTGGGGTTCGACCCTGGCGCTGGCCTATGCCCAGACCCACCCCGAACACGTCAGTGAATTGATTGTGCGCGGTATCTTCATGGCCCGCCCTGAAGAGTTACGCTGGTTTTATCAGGAAGGTGCCTCGCGCTTGTTCCCGGACATCTGGGAACAATATTTGGCCCCCATCCCCAAAGAAGAGCATGGTGACCTGATTACCGCCTATCACAAGCGTTTGACGGGCGATGACCCCGCTGTACAGCTACGCGCCGCACATGCCTGGTCGCAGTGGGAAAGCAATACGATCACGCTCTTGCCCAGCCAGCATCACCTGGATGCCAAATCCAGTGATAAAGCCGCCCTGGCCTTTGCGCGTATTGAAAACCACTACTTCATGAATCAGGGCTTTTTGGAGCCGGATCAGTTACTTAAAAACGCCCACCGCTTGCATGGCATTCCAGGCGTGATTGTGCAGGGACGCTATGATGTGTGCACTCCAGCGCATACAGCCTGGCAACTGCATCGCGCCTGGCCACAAGCAGAGTTTCACATGGTTGCAGACGCAGGCCACGCCTACGACGAACCCGGCATTCTGGCTCGGCTGCTGGCCGCCACCCAGAAATTTGCCATCTGA
- a CDS encoding TonB-dependent receptor yields MSFVSSVPPRRFAETVLSAALFAALTSPVIAQTANPGVTELQSIKVQGSEDANGIEGFQAHKAQSVKFSETLLNTPRSITVIPEEVIKDRGATSLQDVLRTTPGITLGSGEGGTPVGDRPFIRGYEASTDIFIDGVRDYSRGSHETFNLESVEVLKGPSSAYTGRGGTGGSLNLVTKSPKLKDFFQVEAGYGTSDQYRLTADGNYAFSDTGAIRLNLMRMGGDVAGRDGVTIDRWGIAPSIAFGLGTPTRVTLSYSHLENKDMPDLGFPFRNAANPDRVTPLEADRDNFYGRHQVDFREYTADTATAQIEHDLNERFTVRNVTRYGKTLNHYLMTRPSFDNCKANSGGACASEGEGLLFTRSDRARWRSSESLLNQTDVYGTFTTGTLKHDVVAGLEFSKEDIYNRSITGTPGSDTDSFYNPNPNRSYSYSLNYGSKTKAGDIKTRSAYIFDTIAFNEQWSVNGGVRFDRFEVDNTQESRKDDMWNYQLGVVYKPARNGSIYLSYGTSSNPTGENLGQAGGADGPAGGAAIRDLKPERSYSWELGTKWDVADEKLSLTAAIFQTDKKDARSTDPLTGDVSLSGSNRVRGLELGAAGAITPNWNVWAGYTYLDPKIKKYRSGNNVFDGKQMKFISKQSFNVWTTYKVMPELTLGAGATFVGKRFVDDANQLKLPSYWRYDAMARYDLNKNVSFQFNVNNISNVRMYDASHVGLFANVGPGRSYMFNASYRFE; encoded by the coding sequence ATGTCGTTCGTTTCCTCTGTGCCGCCTCGTCGCTTTGCCGAGACGGTCTTGTCTGCTGCCCTGTTTGCCGCCCTGACGAGTCCTGTGATCGCTCAAACCGCCAATCCAGGCGTGACCGAGTTGCAGTCGATCAAAGTTCAAGGCTCGGAAGATGCCAATGGCATTGAGGGCTTTCAGGCCCATAAAGCGCAATCGGTGAAGTTCTCTGAGACTTTGCTTAACACACCGCGCTCTATCACCGTGATTCCAGAGGAGGTGATCAAGGATCGTGGTGCGACATCGCTGCAAGACGTGTTGCGCACCACTCCCGGCATTACTTTGGGTTCGGGCGAAGGCGGCACTCCCGTGGGAGATCGTCCTTTTATCCGTGGTTATGAGGCCAGTACCGATATTTTTATTGACGGTGTGCGTGATTACTCCCGTGGCTCGCACGAGACCTTCAACCTGGAATCGGTTGAAGTCTTGAAGGGCCCCAGCTCGGCGTATACAGGCCGTGGCGGCACTGGCGGTAGCCTGAATCTGGTGACCAAGTCTCCCAAGCTGAAAGACTTTTTCCAGGTGGAAGCAGGTTACGGGACGTCGGACCAATATCGTCTGACGGCAGACGGCAATTATGCTTTTTCGGACACAGGTGCAATCCGCTTGAACCTGATGCGCATGGGGGGTGACGTCGCAGGTCGTGATGGCGTGACAATCGACCGTTGGGGGATCGCTCCTTCCATTGCTTTTGGTTTGGGTACCCCCACACGTGTGACCTTGTCGTATTCGCATCTTGAAAACAAAGATATGCCGGACCTGGGCTTTCCCTTCCGGAACGCGGCCAATCCGGATCGTGTGACCCCCTTGGAAGCAGACCGAGACAATTTCTACGGTCGTCATCAGGTCGATTTTCGTGAATATACGGCAGATACCGCCACGGCACAGATTGAGCATGACCTTAATGAGCGTTTCACAGTTCGCAACGTGACGCGCTATGGCAAGACCTTGAATCATTACTTGATGACCAGACCGTCGTTTGACAATTGCAAGGCCAATTCGGGTGGTGCGTGCGCCAGTGAGGGGGAGGGCTTGCTGTTCACAAGATCGGATCGGGCGCGCTGGCGCAGTTCGGAGTCCCTGCTGAACCAAACCGACGTATACGGTACGTTTACAACGGGTACCTTGAAACATGATGTGGTAGCCGGGCTTGAGTTCAGCAAGGAGGATATCTACAACCGAAGCATCACGGGCACGCCTGGCTCGGATACGGACTCTTTTTATAATCCGAATCCCAATCGCAGCTACAGCTATTCCTTGAACTATGGCTCCAAAACCAAAGCAGGCGATATCAAGACACGCTCGGCGTATATCTTTGACACCATTGCGTTTAATGAGCAATGGTCGGTCAATGGTGGCGTGCGATTTGATCGTTTTGAGGTCGACAATACCCAGGAGTCCCGCAAAGATGATATGTGGAACTATCAGTTGGGTGTGGTCTATAAGCCAGCGCGCAATGGTTCTATCTACCTGAGCTATGGCACCTCTTCCAACCCGACAGGGGAGAACCTGGGTCAGGCCGGTGGTGCAGATGGCCCGGCAGGTGGCGCCGCTATTCGTGACCTGAAGCCCGAGCGCAGCTACAGCTGGGAGTTGGGGACAAAGTGGGACGTGGCCGACGAGAAGTTGTCTTTGACAGCGGCCATTTTCCAGACCGACAAGAAAGATGCTCGTTCTACCGATCCTTTGACTGGCGATGTGTCCTTGAGCGGCAGCAACCGTGTACGTGGCCTGGAGTTGGGTGCGGCCGGTGCAATTACCCCGAACTGGAATGTATGGGCGGGTTACACCTATCTGGACCCCAAGATCAAGAAATACCGCAGCGGCAATAATGTCTTTGACGGTAAGCAGATGAAGTTCATCTCCAAGCAGAGCTTCAACGTCTGGACGACCTACAAAGTCATGCCCGAGCTGACCTTGGGCGCAGGTGCCACGTTTGTGGGCAAACGCTTTGTGGATGACGCCAATCAATTGAAGCTGCCTTCCTACTGGCGCTACGATGCAATGGCGCGCTACGACCTGAACAAGAACGTATCTTTCCAGTTCAACGTCAACAACATCAGCAATGTGCGCATGTATGATGCTTCCCACGTCGGCCTTTTTGCCAACGTTGGCCCAGGCCGCTCTTACATGTTCAATGCCTCTTACCGCTTCGAGTAA
- a CDS encoding PP0621 family protein: MGKVLFWVVAILVAMIIARIVSQNKARKRNPPNPTMRPPRKPGKAEEMVRCAHCGIFLPRSEALMSNHHTWCSLEHAKRGPRS; encoded by the coding sequence TTGGGTAAAGTCTTATTCTGGGTTGTCGCTATCCTGGTGGCCATGATCATTGCCCGCATCGTGTCACAAAACAAGGCCCGCAAACGCAACCCACCCAACCCGACCATGCGCCCGCCACGCAAACCAGGCAAGGCAGAAGAGATGGTTCGTTGCGCGCACTGTGGCATTTTTCTACCTCGTTCCGAAGCCCTGATGAGCAATCATCACACTTGGTGCAGCCTGGAACACGCCAAGCGCGGCCCGCGCAGTTAA
- the ampD gene encoding 1,6-anhydro-N-acetylmuramyl-L-alanine amidase AmpD, whose translation MARMHHAYDLDRQGWLKPHANVLRALSPNQDDRPEGDTPTLLVLHNISLPPQEFGGPYIRDFFQNKLDISAHPWFENIRDLKVSAHFLIQRTGHIIQFVPTTRRAWHAGVSRFEDRERCNDFSIGIELEGSDFEPFTEAQYRELSRLSRALRMRHNLNAVRGHEHIAPGRKTDPGPFFDWERVKREHGWPKETLPEQELDQGR comes from the coding sequence ATGGCCCGCATGCACCACGCCTATGACCTGGACCGCCAGGGCTGGCTTAAACCCCATGCCAATGTCCTGCGTGCCTTGTCACCCAATCAGGATGACCGCCCCGAGGGCGACACCCCAACCCTGCTGGTGCTGCACAATATCAGCCTGCCACCGCAAGAATTTGGCGGGCCGTATATCCGGGATTTCTTCCAGAACAAGCTGGATATCAGTGCACACCCCTGGTTCGAGAACATCCGGGACCTGAAGGTTTCAGCCCACTTTCTGATCCAGCGTACCGGCCACATCATCCAGTTTGTCCCTACTACCCGCCGCGCCTGGCACGCAGGTGTGTCGCGTTTTGAAGACCGCGAACGCTGCAACGACTTCTCTATTGGTATCGAGCTGGAAGGCAGCGATTTCGAGCCCTTTACTGAAGCGCAGTACCGGGAACTGTCCCGTTTGAGCCGCGCCTTGCGCATGCGCCATAACCTGAACGCAGTACGAGGCCACGAACATATCGCCCCAGGACGCAAGACAGATCCGGGGCCGTTCTTTGACTGGGAACGGGTAAAACGCGAGCACGGCTGGCCCAAAGAAACCTTGCCGGAACAAGAATTGGATCAGGGCCGATAA
- the lysM gene encoding peptidoglycan-binding protein LysM, which yields MGVFSFLKDVGEKLFGANEANAATADELQKELAKHQLSADGLNLAVDGDKVTVSGQAASTEQAEKIVLALGNTLGVSQVDNQLSVAQPSAEATMYTVQKGDTLWKIAETNYGKANGAKYTVIFEANQPMLSHPDKIYPGQVLRIPAL from the coding sequence ATGGGCGTATTCAGTTTTCTTAAAGATGTCGGCGAAAAACTCTTTGGTGCCAACGAAGCCAACGCAGCCACAGCAGACGAACTCCAGAAAGAACTGGCCAAACACCAACTTTCCGCCGACGGTCTGAATCTGGCGGTTGATGGCGACAAAGTCACGGTTAGCGGCCAAGCTGCCTCCACTGAACAAGCCGAAAAAATTGTGCTGGCTCTGGGTAACACCCTGGGGGTGTCTCAAGTCGACAACCAGCTCAGCGTTGCTCAGCCTTCCGCCGAAGCCACCATGTACACCGTACAGAAAGGCGACACACTGTGGAAAATTGCTGAAACCAATTACGGCAAGGCAAACGGTGCAAAATACACCGTTATCTTCGAAGCTAACCAACCCATGCTTAGCCATCCTGACAAAATCTACCCTGGTCAGGTACTACGTATTCCGGCGCTGTAA
- the ffh gene encoding signal recognition particle protein translates to MFENLTQRMSRVVKTMRGQARLTESNTQEMLREVRLALLEADVALPVVRDFVARVKEKALGVEVADSLNPGQALVGVVHQELTNLMGADLGDDASELSLAAQPPAIILMAGLQGAGKTTTTGKLAKWLSEGGHVQHGRKTGKKKVLVVSADVYRPAAIEQLKTVAAQVGVEFLPSDPSQKPADIARNALDHAKRHHFDVLIVDTAGRLGIDEEMMREIRALYDLLNPIETLFVVDAMQGQDAVNVAKAFADALPLTGVVLTKLDGDARGGAALSVRHVTGKPLKFVGVSEKLDGLEPFHPERMAQRVLGMGDIVSLVEQAQRNIDIADAQKITDKIKAGDKFDLNDFRDQLQQVKKLGDMGSLLEKLPAQFSQAASQLQGGQAEQQLRRTEGILNSMTPAERAKPELLKASRKRRIAAGSGVPVQEVNRLLNQFEQMQGMMKQMKKGGMAKMMRGLGGMGALKGLAGKGFKGFR, encoded by the coding sequence ATGTTTGAAAATCTGACCCAGCGTATGTCGCGTGTGGTGAAAACCATGCGCGGACAGGCTCGTCTGACCGAATCCAATACTCAGGAGATGTTGAGGGAAGTGCGTCTGGCGCTGTTGGAGGCGGACGTGGCCTTGCCTGTCGTGCGCGATTTTGTTGCACGGGTCAAAGAAAAGGCACTTGGCGTTGAAGTGGCCGACAGTTTGAATCCTGGTCAGGCGCTGGTGGGGGTTGTCCACCAGGAACTGACCAATCTGATGGGGGCAGACCTGGGCGATGACGCCAGCGAGTTGTCCCTGGCGGCGCAGCCACCGGCCATTATTCTGATGGCGGGTTTGCAAGGGGCGGGTAAAACCACCACCACCGGTAAGCTGGCCAAGTGGTTAAGTGAAGGCGGTCATGTTCAGCATGGTCGTAAAACGGGCAAGAAAAAAGTGCTGGTGGTCAGTGCTGACGTTTACCGTCCCGCCGCTATCGAGCAGTTGAAAACCGTTGCCGCCCAAGTGGGCGTCGAGTTCCTGCCTTCCGATCCCAGCCAGAAACCGGCCGACATTGCCCGCAATGCCCTGGACCACGCCAAGCGTCACCACTTTGATGTGCTGATTGTCGACACGGCCGGTCGCCTGGGTATTGATGAAGAAATGATGCGCGAGATTCGCGCTCTGTACGACCTGCTGAACCCCATCGAGACTTTGTTTGTGGTCGATGCCATGCAGGGTCAGGACGCGGTGAACGTCGCCAAAGCCTTTGCAGACGCCTTGCCGCTGACCGGTGTGGTGTTGACCAAGCTGGACGGTGACGCCCGTGGTGGTGCCGCCTTGTCGGTGCGCCATGTCACCGGCAAACCGCTGAAGTTTGTGGGTGTGTCGGAGAAACTGGACGGTCTTGAGCCATTCCACCCCGAGCGTATGGCTCAGCGCGTGCTGGGTATGGGCGACATTGTTTCTCTGGTGGAACAAGCCCAGCGCAATATCGACATTGCTGATGCGCAAAAGATTACCGACAAGATCAAGGCGGGCGACAAGTTCGATTTGAACGACTTCCGCGACCAGTTGCAGCAGGTTAAGAAGCTGGGTGATATGGGTTCACTGCTGGAAAAACTGCCCGCGCAGTTCTCCCAGGCGGCGTCTCAGTTGCAAGGCGGCCAAGCCGAGCAGCAATTGCGTCGTACCGAAGGCATCTTGAACTCCATGACGCCAGCCGAGCGCGCCAAGCCTGAATTGTTGAAGGCCTCGCGCAAGCGCCGTATTGCGGCGGGTTCGGGTGTGCCTGTGCAAGAGGTTAACCGCCTGCTGAATCAGTTCGAGCAAATGCAAGGCATGATGAAGCAGATGAAAAAAGGCGGCATGGCCAAAATGATGCGCGGCCTGGGCGGTATGGGCGCCTTGAAAGGTCTGGCTGGTAAAGGCTTCAAGGGCTTTCGCTAA